The following coding sequences are from one Cygnus olor isolate bCygOlo1 chromosome 2, bCygOlo1.pri.v2, whole genome shotgun sequence window:
- the LOC121065034 gene encoding 1-phosphatidylinositol 4,5-bisphosphate phosphodiesterase gamma-1-like — MSVSRLNSVNGFLEDGRMEAGDMGRILRCLEMGTVLTLFYQKKSQRPERRTFQVKLETRQIIWSRTPEKVEGDIDIREIKEIRLGKNSRDFERYPEDARKLDFTMCFIILYGMDFRLRTLSVAAFCEEDINLWITGLNWLVVDTQKAQTPLQIERWLRKQFDGMDRSREGSITVKDLKAMLPQVNYRVPNMRFLRDKLVEVEARNEMTFSHFIQFYKNLMFDAQKSVIEQLELSFPLRNVDRPELCQVSLYDFQKFLLHDQKEPWASDVGMVRDYMCSYLKDGSSDAADPSFQLDEFLTYLFSKENMVMDPKYERVVPEEMNHPLSQYWISSSHNTYLTGDQFSSESSLEAYARCLRMGCRCIELDCWDGPDDLPIIYHGHTLTSKIKFLDVLHTIKEHAFVTSEFPIILSIEDHCSIVQQRNMASHFKKVFGDMLLTKPVDINADELPSPTQLKKKILIKHKKLVEGNLYEEVSTASYSENDISNSIKNGILYLEDPIDHTWSPHYFVLTSNKIYYSEETSRYQFNEDEEEVEQKEEFNNNELHFTEKWFHGKLGGGRDGRQIAEKLLHEYCTETGGKDGTFLVRESETFVGDYTLSFWRSNRVQHCRIHSRQEAGATKFYLTDNLVFDSLYSLICHYSEVPLRCNEFEMRLTDPVPQPNAHESKEWYHASLTRLQAEHMLMRVPRDGAFLVRKRSEPNSYAISFRAEGKIKHCRIQQEGRLFMLGSSAEFESLVDLVSYYEKHPLYRKMKLRYPINEETLEKMGTTELDYGALYEVRTPHFYVEANKMPMARCTVKALYDYKAQREDELSFCKQAIIHNVDKQDGGWWRGDYGGKKQLWFPANYVEEIVSTQAQEQDEASSENSPLGNFLKGFIDVPSCHVVISKDGRSSKPFVFTIHSQQMSHAAQSLDVAADTQEELSEWVAKIREATQNADARMQEGKIMERRKKIALELSELVVYCRPVPFDEDKIGTDKACYRDMSSFPETKAEKYANRSKGKKFLQYNRRQLSRIYPKGQRLDSSNYDPLPMWICGSQLVALNFQTPDKPMQLNQALFMLGGRSGYVLQPDIMRDETFDPFDKNSLKIVEPITVQLQILGARHLPKNGRSIVCPFVEVEVCGSEYDNSKNKTDVVADNGFNPVWLFKQFVFDINNPEFAFLRFVVYEEDMFSDPNFLAQATFPVKGLKTGYRSVPLKNSYTEDLELAALLIHIEIINAKEEDEENLYSSIQQLRDRASELSSQVSSYERTNNCDSRYQQRLDELRAAQERLMELTEVRNRKLMEKKKRDRQLVTKRS, encoded by the exons TTGACATTCGGGAGATCAAGGAGATCCGCCTGGGGAAGAACTCGCGGGACTTTGAGCGCTACCCCGAGGATGCCCGTAAGCTCGACTTCACCATGTGCTTCATCATCCTCTACGGGATGGACTTCAGGCTGCGGACGCTCAGCGTGGCCG ctttctGCGAGGAGGACATCAACCTGTGGATAACGGGCCTCAACTGGCTGGTGGTGGACACCCAGAAAGCCCAGACCCCGCTGCAGATCGAGAG GTGGCTGCGGAAACAGTTTGATGGGATGGACCGGTCGCGGGAAGGCAG CATCACGGTGAAGGACCTGAAGGCCATGCTGCCCCAGGTGAACTACCGCGTGCCCAACATGAGGTTCCTGCGGGACAAGCTCGTG GAGGTGGAAGCCAGGAACGAGATGACCTTCTCCCACTTCATCCAGTTCTACAAGAACCTGATGTTCGACGCGCAGAAGTCG GTCATCGAGCAGCTGGAGCTCTCCTTCCCCCTGCG GAATGTGGACCGCCCCGAGCTCTGCCAGGTCTCCCTCTACGACTTCCAGAAGTTCCTGCTGCACGACCAGAAG GAGCCCTGGGCCAGCGACGTGGGCATGGTGCGGGACTACATGTGCTCCTACCTCAAGGATGGCTCCAGCGATGCAGCAGACCCCTCCTTCCAGCTGGATGAG TTCCTCACCTACCTCTTCTCCAAGGAGAACATGGTGATGGACCCCAAGTACGAGCGCGTGGTGCCCGAGGAGATGAACCACCCTCTGTCCCAGTACTGGATCTCCTCCTCCCACAACAC GTACCTGACAGGGGACCAGTTCTCCAGCGAGTCCTCCCTGGAGGCATACGCCCGCTGCCTGCGCATGGGCTGCCGCTGTATCGAGT TGGACTGCTGGGATGGCCCGGATGATCTCCCCATCATCTACCATGGCCACACGCTCACCTCCAAGATCAAGTTCCTGGATGTGCTGCACACCATCAAGGAGCACGCATTTGTCACATCCGA GTTCCCCATCATCCTCTCCATTGAAGACCACTGCAGCATCGTCCAGCAGAGGAACATGGCTTCACACTTCAAGAAGGTCTTTGGGGACATGCTGCTCACCAAGCCAGTTGACATCAATGCTGATGAGCTGCCCTCACCCACCCAGCTCAAGAAGAAGATCCTAATCAAG CACAAAAAACTGGTCGAAGGGAACCTGTATGAGGAGGTCTCCACTGCCAGTTACTCAGAGAACGACATCAGCAACTCTATCAAGAATGGCATCCTCTACCTCGAAGACCCCATCGATCAC aCCTGGAGCCCGCATTATTTTGTCCTGACGAGCAACAAGATCTACTACTCAGAGGAAACGTCCCGCTACCAGTTCAAtgaggacgaggaggaggtgGAGCAGAAGGAG GAGTTCAACAACAACGAGCTGCACTTCACGGAGAAGTGGTTCCACGGGAAGCTGGGAGGTGGCCGCGATGGGCGGCAGATTGCCGAGAAGCTGCTGCACGAGTACTGCACCGAGACGGGCGGCAAGGACGGCACCTTTCTGGTGCGCGAAAGCGAGACCTTCGTGGGCGACTACACCCTCTCCTTCTG GAGGTCAAACCGCGTGCAGCACTGCCGGATCCACTCGCGGCAGGAGGCTGGTGCCACCAAGTTCTACCTGACGGACAACCTGGTCTTTGACAGCCTCTACAGCCTCATCTGCCACTACAGTGAGGTGCCGCTCCGCTGCAACGAGTTCGAGATGCGCCTCACTGACCCTGTGCCCCAGCCCAACGCCCACGAGAGCAAAGA GTGGTACCACGCCAGCCTGACGCGCCTGCAGGCTGAGCACATGCTGATGCGAGTCCCGCGGGACGGAGCCTTCCTGGTGCGCAAGCGCAGCGAGCCCAACTCCTATGCCATCTCCTTCCG GGCGGAGGGGAAGATCAAGCACTGCCGCATCCAGCAGGAGGGCCGACTCTTCATGCTGGGCAGCTCGGCTGAGTTTGAGAGCCTCGTGGACCTCGTCAGCTACTACGAGAAGCACCCGCTGTACCGTAAGATGAAGCTGCGCTACCCCATCAACGAGGAGACCCTGGAGAAGATGGGCACCACC GAGCTGGACTATGGAGCTCTGTACGAGGTGCGGACACCCCACTTCTACGTGGAGGCCAACAAAATGCCGATGGCCAGG TGCACGGTGAAGGCTCTTTACGACTACAAAGCGCAGCGGGAGGACGAGCTGTCGTTCTGCAAGCAGGCCATCATCCACAACGTCGACAAGCAGGACGGGGGCTG GTGGCGGGGGGACTACGGGGGCAAGAAGCAGCTGTGGTTCCCGGCCAACTACGTGGAGGAGATCGTCAGCACGCAGGCgcaggagcaggatgaggcT TCATCAGAAAACAGCCCCCTGGGGAACTTCCTGAAGGGCTTCATCGACGTGCCATCCTGCCACGTAG TTATCTCCAAAGACGGGAGGAGCTCCAAACCATTTGTCTTCACCATCCATTCCCAGCAGATGTCCCACGCAGCCCAGTCCCTGGACGTGGCCGCGGACACGCAGGAGGAGCTCAGCGAGTGGGTGGCCAAGATCCGAGAGGCCACACAGAACGCCGACGCCAGG ATGCAAGAGGGGAAGATCATGGAGCGGAGGAAGAAGATTGCCCTGGAGCTCTCCGAGCTGGTCGTGTATTGCCGCCCGGTGCCGTTTGATGAGGACA AGATTGGGACAGACAAGGCGTGCTACCGGGACATGTCCTCCTTCCCGGAGACCAAGGCGGAGAAGTACGCCAACCGCAGCAAGGGCAAGAAGTTCCTGCAGTACAACCGGCGCCAGCTCAGCCGCATCTACCCCAAAGGGCAGCGCCTGGACTCCTCCAACTATGACCCGCTGCCCATGTGGATCTGCGGCAGCCAGCTGGTGGCCCTCAACTTCCAGACGCCCG ACAAGCCGATGCAGCTGAACCAGGCGCTCTTCATGCTCGGCGGTCGCAGCGGCTACGTCCTGCAACCCGACATCATGAGGGACGAAACATTCGACCCCTTTGACAAGAACAGCCTGAAGATCGTGGAGCCCATCacagtgcagctgcag atCCTCGGTGCCCGGCACCTGCCCAAGAACGGGAGGAGCATCGTGTGCCCCTTTGTGGAGGTGGAGGTGTGTGGCTCTGAGTACGACAACAGCAAGAACAAGACGGACGTCGTAG CCGACAACGGCTTCAACCCCGTGTGGCTCTTCAAGCAGTTTGTCTTTGACATCAACAACCCCGAGTTTGCCTTCCTCCGCTTCGTGGTGTACGAGGAGGACATGTTCAGCGACCCCAACTTCTTGGCACAAGCCACCTTCCCCGTCAAGGGTCTCAAAACAG GCTACCGGTCCGTGCCGCTGAAGAACAGCTACACCGAGGACCTGGAGCTCGCCGCCCTCCTCATCCACATCGAGATCATCAATGCCAAG GAGGAAGACGAGGAGAACCTCTACTCGTCCATCCAGCAGCTGCGGGACCGCGCCAGCGAGCTCTCCAGCCAGGTCTCCAGCTACGAGCGCACCAACAACTGCGACTCCCGCTACCAGCAGCGCCTCGACGAGCTGCGGGCGGCCCAGGAGCGGCTGATGGAGCTCACCGAAGTCCGAAACCGCAA GCTgatggagaagaagaagagggacCGGCAGTTGGTCACCAAACGCAGCTGA